One genomic region from Calditrichota bacterium encodes:
- a CDS encoding TIGR04076 family protein, whose translation MEKKNLRVRVVEINGFCPCYRLGDEFTIRAGYMLEGRSVYCLHALSALLPFYVALASGVDPVSLGLARPGEKAAYIQCPDPQKSIGGGTVIFEVTVVE comes from the coding sequence ATGGAAAAGAAGAACCTCAGGGTGCGGGTTGTTGAGATCAACGGATTCTGTCCCTGCTACCGGCTGGGCGACGAATTCACAATCCGCGCCGGGTATATGCTCGAAGGTCGCAGCGTGTATTGCCTGCACGCCCTTTCTGCGCTCCTTCCCTTTTATGTCGCACTCGCCAGCGGAGTCGATCCGGTATCGCTCGGCCTGGCGCGACCGGGCGAAAAGGCGGCCTATATCCAGTGCCCCGATCCACAGAAGTCCATCGGCGGCGGGACGGTGATCTTTGAAGTGACGGTCGTTGA